A window of the Helianthus annuus cultivar XRQ/B chromosome 4, HanXRQr2.0-SUNRISE, whole genome shotgun sequence genome harbors these coding sequences:
- the LOC110921196 gene encoding purine permease 1: MNNHKQNTTTNTTAGTTAPATAKVSPAAKNTLLILNCVLLSIGNCGGPLIMRLYFLHGGERVWLSSFLETAGWPVIILVLAVLYFDRRRKNTNTKTTFVYMRPRLFFAVAVIGILTGLDDYLYAYGVARLPVSTSSLIIASQLGFTAFFAYVLVKQKFTPYSVNAVVLLTVGAAVLALHTNGDRPEGESKKAYVMGFVMTVGASLLYGFVLPLIELTYNKAKQEITYTLVLEIQMVMCLFATIFCAVGMFINNDFKAIPVEATEFGLGETKYYVILCASALIWQCFFLGAIGVIFCASSLLSGIIIAVLLPVIEVLAVVFYKENFQAEKGVALVLSLWGFASYFYGEYKFAKKLKEKTRSSQQSMELGQAYISSV; encoded by the exons ATGAACAACCATAAACAAAACACCACAACCAACACCACCGCTGGCACCACCGCACCGGCGACGGCGAAAGTCAGCCCGGCGGCGAAAAACACACTCCTAATCCTCAATTGTGTCTTATTATCCATCGGAAACTGCGGCGGACCGTTGATCATGCGCTTGTACTTCCTCCATGGTGGCGAGCGCGTTTGGCTATCATCATTCCTAGAAACCGCTGGGTGGCCAGTAATTATTCTGGTTCTCGCAGTTCTCTACTTTGATCGCCGCAGAAAAAACACAAACACCAAAACAACTTTTGTCTACATGCGCCCGCGATTATTTTTCGCGGTCGCAGTCATTGGGATCCTCACAGGTCTAGATGACTACCTTTACGCGTACGGCGTGGCACGCCTCCCGGTGTCCACGTCGTCACTGATCATCGCGTCCCAGCTGGGCTTCACCGCGTTCTTTGCCTACGTTCTTGTGAAACAAAAGTTCACGCCGTACTCGGTGAACGCGGTGGTGCTGTTGACGGTTGGGGCGGCGGTGTTAGCGTTGCATACTAACGGTGACCGGCCGGAGGGGGAGAGTAAGAAGGCGTATGTGATGGGGTTTGTTATGACGGTTGGGGCGTCGTTGTTGTATGGGTTTGTGTTACCGTTGATAGAATTAACGTACAACAAGGCAAAGCAGGAGATTACGTATACATTGGTGTTGGAAATTCAGATGGTTATGTGTTTGTTTGCAACTATATTTTGTGCTGTTGGCATGTTCATCAACAATGATTTTAAG GCGATTCCCGTGGAGGCAACTGAGTTTGGATTAGGGGAAACAAAATATTACGTAATACTATGTGCTAGCGCTTTGATTTGGCAATGCTTCTTCTTGGGAGCCATTGGAGTGATCTTTTGTGCATCATCACTTCTATCAGGGATTATAATCGCGGTTCTTCTTCCGGTAATTGAAGTATTAGCGGTAGTCTTTTACAAAGAAAATTTTCAAGCCGAGAAAGGAGTCGCGCTTGTTCTATCTCTATGGGGATTTGCTTCTTACTTTTATGGAGAATACAAGTTTGCAAAAAAGCTAAAAGAGAAAACACGTTCTTCTCAACAATCAATGGAGCTTGGTCAAGCTTATATTTCATCAGTATAA